ATCCGAGAGCACATACGCACGATCCGCGAGTTGCAGGGCGAGAAACGCATTCTGCTCGACCAGCAGGATCGACATCCCCTCCCCTTTCATCCGCTCCACGGTGCGCATCACCTCCTGCACGATCACCGGTGCGAGGCCCTGCGAGGGTTCGTCGAGAATCAGGAGTTTGGGGTTGAGCAGCAGCGCGCGGGCAATCGCCAGCATCTCCTGCTCGCCGCCCGAAAGCCGCCCCCCCTTGCTGGTGCGCCGCTCGGCGAGCCGGGGAAACAGCTGATAGACCGTCTCGATCGTCCACGGCCCTTTGGTTTCAGGCGGGACCAGCAGATTTTCATGCACGGTGAGATGGCCGAAAATCTTGCGCCCCTCCGGCACGTAGCCGACGCCGAGCGAAGCAACCCGGTAGGGTGGCCTGCCGGTCGTCTCCTGGCCGAACAGCCTGACCCGGCCCGCACGCGGCGCGGTGAGTCCCATGATGCTGCGCATCGTCGTCGTCTTACCGGCCCCGTTGCGGCCAAGCAGCGCGACCAGTTCGCCGGCCCCGACAGTGAGCGAAACGCCATGCAGAATGTGGCTCTTGCCGTAATAGGTCTGCAGCCCGTCGACCTCGAGCACCGCACTCATGCCGCCTGCCCCAGATAGGCCGACTGCACGCGGGGATCGGCGGCAATTTCCTCGGCATTGCCCTCGGCGAGCATGTGCCCGTTGTCGAGCACCGTGATCCGGTCCGCGATCCCGAACACGATCGCCATGTCATGCTCGACGAACAGCATGGTAATCCCCTGCTCGCGGTTGAGCCGGCGGATCAGGTCGGTCATGTGATTGGTTTCCTCATCACCCATCCCGGCGGTCGGCTCGTCGAGCAGCAGCAGCTTGGGCGACTTGGCCAGCACGATGCCGATTTCCACCACACGCTGATCGCCATGCGACAATTCGCCCGCGATCCGATGAAGCTTCGGCGCGATCCGCACGATCTCGGCGAGTTCCTCGACCCGCCGCTCCACCGCCGCGCGCGTGGCCGCCGAAATCCAGGGCCGCAAATTCAGCCCCATCGCGGTCTCGACCGCGATCCGCAGATTGTCATGCACCGAAAGTGCAAGAAAAATCTCGGTAATCTGGAACGTGCGAATAATGCCGCGTTTGACCAGCGCCGCCGGATTGACCGCGGTGATGGTCTCCCCTGCGAACACGATACTGCCTTCGGAGGGCGGGAAAAACCCGCTGATCAGGTTGAACAACGTGGTCTTGCCCGCACCGTTCGGGCCGATGATCGCGCGGAGTTCGCCCGGTTCGACGCTGAGCGAAATCCCCGACAGCGCCTGCAACGCCCCGAACCGCCGCCCGACCCGATCCAGCACCAGCAGGCTCACGACTTCGCCCCGCGGTTGAAGAATCCGAGGACCCCCATCGGGAAAAAAATCACGGAAACGACAAAAACGAGGCCGATCACCGTCATCCAGTTGTTGGTGATCGAGCTGACATAGTCGCGCACCAGCACGAAAATCACCGCCCCCATCAGCGGGCCCCAGAAATTGCGCATCCCGCCGAGCACCGCGATGATCAGGAAATCGCCCGAGAGCGTGTAGTTCAACGTGTTCGGGGACGTGAAATTATCGAGCAGGGCATTCAAACCACCGGCCAGGGCGGCGACAACGCCCGAGATCGCAAAGGAAATCGCGACATAGCGCTGGGTGCGGATGCCGAGAAAGGTGAGCCGCTTGTAATTCTCGCGGATCGCCACGAAACTGTGCCCGAGCGGCGCGTTGAGCACCACCCAGAGGGCGAGCGCCGCCACGCCGAAGCAGACCAGCACGAGGTAATAAAACCCGACCGATCCCATCGGCAGGGTCAGCCCCGGCAGATGGATCGGGTGGCGGGAAAACCCGGTCAGCCCATCCTCGCCGCCGGTCAGCCCGTTCCAGCGCACCGCGATGAAATAGAACATCTGACCGATCGCAATGGTGATCATCGAAAAATAGATCCCCCGCCGCCGCACCGCGATCGGCCCGAGCAGCGCGGCGGCGAGGCCACCGACCAGGGTGCCGACCAGCAGTGCCAGCAATATGCTGTGGGTTTCATATTTCAGCATCAACCCGACCCCGTAGGAGCCAAGCCCGAAATACGCGGCATGACCGAACGAGAGGCCGCCGGTGAAACCAAGCAGCAGGTTCAGCCCCATCGCGGCCAGCGCATAAATCAGCACCCGCGAGGCCAGATCGGTATAGCCGCCGACCAGCGGCAGCCAGACCGGCACGGCGAACAGCACCAGTCCGAGCGCCACATTGCCGAGGATGCGCCGCGAGATCATCGGCCCGCCGGACACGGAGGCCGGCGCACCGGCAACGCCGCTCATTCGAACAACCCTTCCTGCCCCATCAGCCCGCGCGGTCGCACCACCAGCGTGATCCCCATGATGACATAAATCACAACCTCGCTGGCCGCTGGAAAGAAGGCGGTGGTAATGCCGGAGGCCAGGCCGATGATCAGCCCGCCGAGCAGCGAACCGACCAGCGAGCCGACCCCGCCGACCACGATCGCAACGAAGGCGGGCATGATCAAACTATCGCCCATGGTCGGTGTCAGCCCGATCTGCCCGGCGGCAAGAATGCCCGCAACACCGGCAAAAATAATGCCGATCACGAAATTCGCCGAGCGCAGCAGATAAATGTTAACGCCGAGCGCCGATATGGTTTCAAGGTCGGAATTCCCCGCGCGGATGCGGATGCCGATACGGGTGAACCGCAGGACGGCAAACAACGAACCGGTCCCGAGCAACGCCACCGCGACCACGAACAGCCGATAGCCGGTGACAAAGAAATACGTGCTGCTGAGCGGATGGTTGAGAAACGCCGGAATCGCGAGCGGCTGTCCCTGCGCACCCCACACGGTGCGGATCAGGTCCTGGATGATGAACGCGAGCCCGAACGTGAGCAGCAACGTATAGATCGGGTCCTTGCGGTTATAGAGCCGCCGCACCAGCACCATCTCGACCCCAAGTCCGATCGCCCCGGCCAGCAGCGGCGCGATGACCAGCCCGCCCCAGAATCCCACATACGGCACCAGCGTGAACGCAAAATACGCCGCCAACGCCATGAACGCGCCCTGAGCGAAATTGATCGTGTTGTTGAGACCGAGAATGAGCGCCAGCCCCAGCGCCATCAGCGCATAGAACGCGCCCTGAATCAGGCCGTTGAACACGTTGAACAACAGAATGAGCCCCATGCCGCCTCCATCCCATCGAGAGTCCGTTCGTCGCCGGGCGGATCGCGCCGTCACGGCCGATCCGCCCGGTCATTCCGGCACCGGGGCCGGAAACCCTGCGTCTCAGGTCGGGTAGGTCATCTTGCAATCGGCCGCCGCCGCCGAGAGGGCGATCTTCTTGCCCGGAATGATCGCCGAGACATCGAACAGACTGGGATATTTTCCGGCCTGAATGACATGGCCGGGAAACATGCTGAGCATCAGCTGATGATCGGCGGCGCGATATTCCGGCGCGTTCGGCTGCAACGCAATCTCCGGCGGCAGCACCAGCCCCTCCATCGCCCGGACCACCTTCATCGTGTTGGTCGATTTCGCTTTCTCGACCGCGAGCTTGATCGCATAGGTCGAAGCGTAACCGAACCAGGAACGGGCGGAGGGATATTCACCTTTGTATTTGGTCGAATACGCCTTCACGAATTCCGCAACATGAGGGGTATGGGGCTGATCCCAGTACCACTCCATCGTCCACCAGCCATAGCGCGCCGCCTCCGGCAGGGCCTGCGCCTGCTCGAGCTCGAACAGAGCGCCCCCGACCGGGATCTGCTTGTTGATGCCGAACTGCGAAATCTGCTTCATGCAGTTCACCTGATCGTCCCCCGCCAGCAGCAGGCAGATGAAATCCGGCTTCTTCGC
This sequence is a window from Acidiphilium acidophilum. Protein-coding genes within it:
- a CDS encoding ABC transporter ATP-binding protein, translated to MSLLVLDRVGRRFGALQALSGISLSVEPGELRAIIGPNGAGKTTLFNLISGFFPPSEGSIVFAGETITAVNPAALVKRGIIRTFQITEIFLALSVHDNLRIAVETAMGLNLRPWISAATRAAVERRVEELAEIVRIAPKLHRIAGELSHGDQRVVEIGIVLAKSPKLLLLDEPTAGMGDEETNHMTDLIRRLNREQGITMLFVEHDMAIVFGIADRITVLDNGHMLAEGNAEEIAADPRVQSAYLGQAA
- a CDS encoding branched-chain amino acid ABC transporter permease, which translates into the protein MSGVAGAPASVSGGPMISRRILGNVALGLVLFAVPVWLPLVGGYTDLASRVLIYALAAMGLNLLLGFTGGLSFGHAAYFGLGSYGVGLMLKYETHSILLALLVGTLVGGLAAALLGPIAVRRRGIYFSMITIAIGQMFYFIAVRWNGLTGGEDGLTGFSRHPIHLPGLTLPMGSVGFYYLVLVCFGVAALALWVVLNAPLGHSFVAIRENYKRLTFLGIRTQRYVAISFAISGVVAALAGGLNALLDNFTSPNTLNYTLSGDFLIIAVLGGMRNFWGPLMGAVIFVLVRDYVSSITNNWMTVIGLVFVVSVIFFPMGVLGFFNRGAKS
- a CDS encoding branched-chain amino acid ABC transporter permease; the encoded protein is MGLILLFNVFNGLIQGAFYALMALGLALILGLNNTINFAQGAFMALAAYFAFTLVPYVGFWGGLVIAPLLAGAIGLGVEMVLVRRLYNRKDPIYTLLLTFGLAFIIQDLIRTVWGAQGQPLAIPAFLNHPLSSTYFFVTGYRLFVVAVALLGTGSLFAVLRFTRIGIRIRAGNSDLETISALGVNIYLLRSANFVIGIIFAGVAGILAAGQIGLTPTMGDSLIMPAFVAIVVGGVGSLVGSLLGGLIIGLASGITTAFFPAASEVVIYVIMGITLVVRPRGLMGQEGLFE
- a CDS encoding ABC transporter ATP-binding protein; the encoded protein is MSAVLEVDGLQTYYGKSHILHGVSLTVGAGELVALLGRNGAGKTTTMRSIMGLTAPRAGRVRLFGQETTGRPPYRVASLGVGYVPEGRKIFGHLTVHENLLVPPETKGPWTIETVYQLFPRLAERRTSKGGRLSGGEQEMLAIARALLLNPKLLILDEPSQGLAPVIVQEVMRTVERMKGEGMSILLVEQNAFLALQLADRAYVLSDGAVVYDGAAAVLQADRDRMEQLAGVSHHG